The region CCTCGCGGAAGCCGGTGAGTGTCCCGAAAGGCGGTCGCGCGGCGGCGAAGTGCGCGTAGTCGACGGCGACGGCGAGGCCCCGGTCCAGGGAGGCGACCGCACCGGCCCAAGCGGTGTCCCTAGGGAGACCGATCTCGGCGCGGGCCCCCTCGAAGGGCATCCCATGGGAGGGCACGTCATCGGAAGGCATCTCTTCGGAGGGCGCCCCTGGGAAAGGCATCTCTTCGGAGGCCAGTGGCCACCACCTCCGCAGCCACTCCGCCTCCGCCCCGCCCACGGGCTCACCCAGGCGCTCGGCCCCGTCGTCGTCCCGTACGAGAACCACCCGGGGTACGCCCGTCGCGTCCACCTCCGCCACCTCCACCGGCACGTTGTCCAGCCACTCGTTGGCGAACAGCAGCCCGGTGATCCCCTTCGGGGGCCGGCTGAGCCACTCGATCCGGTGATCGAGAACAGCGGGGCGGTCGGCGCGTTCGACGGCGTACCCGCGCGCGCGGGAGGCCACTTCGGCGGGGAGCGCGGCGAGGACACCGGTCACCAGCTCACCGCGGCCCGCCGCCATGTCGACGAAGGCGAGCTCGGCAGGGCGGCCGAGGGCCTCGTCGACCCGGCACAGCAGCCGGGCCACGGCCGCGGCGAACAGCGAGGACGCGTGCACCGACGTACGGAAGTGGCCGGCCGGCCCCTCGGGCCCGCGATAGAAGCCGGAGGGCCCGTACAGGGCCTCCTCCGTCGCCTCGCGCCAACCTCGCCACGCACCCGTCCCCACACGACTCACCGAACCAGGCTAGGCCCCCCTGGACGAGAGGCTCTAGCCGTCTCGGGCGGGGGAGCATCCACCTTGGGGAGTACGAGCGCCCCTTGCGGATCGACCCTCCGGTTGACCCCTGCACACTGCATGCTTCCCTACGCTGGGTTACGTGCAGCGCCTCTATGACTTTCTCCGCAGGCACCCGACGTGGGTCGACAGCTTCTGGGCCGTCGTCCTGCTCGGGATCTCCGGCGTGAGCCTGACCAATGTCAACGGCGCCGCCGACCAGCGCGGGTCGCTCGCCGCGGCGCTCCCGATCGCCGTCGTACTGAGTGCGGTCGTCGCGCTGCGCCGTCTCATGCCCGAGAAGATGCTGGTCCTGGCCGCGGTGACGGGTGTCGCGCAGGTGGTCCTGGATGTCCCGCCGGCGCCCGCGGACTTCGCGATGCTGGTGATCATCTATACCGTCGCCGCGGACGGTGCCCGCTGGGCTTCGCGCCTCGGGCTGATCGGTGGCCTCTGCGCGGCGACCGTCGGGCAGCTCCGCTGGCCCCTGCGGGATGAGGGCCCGCTGGGCGCCGTCCTGATAGTGATCTTCCAGACGGTTCCGTTCGCGCTCGCCTGGGTGCTCGGCGACTCCATCCGCACCCGCCGCGCCTACCTCGCCCAGCTGGAGGAGCGCGCCGCCCGCCTGGAGAAGGAGCGCGAGGCGCAGGCCAAGGTGGCCGTCGCGGCCGAGCGCGCCCGGATCGCCCGCGAACTGCACGACGTGGTCGCGCACAACGTCTCGGTGATGGTGGTCCAGGCAGACGGCGCCGCGTACGTCATGGACGCCGCCCCCGAGCAGGCCAGGAAGGCCCTCGAGACCATCTCCGGGACCGGTCGCCAGGCCCTCGCCGAGATGCGCCGCCTGCTCGGCGTGCTGCGCACCGGCGAGCACCAG is a window of Streptomyces sp. NBC_00271 DNA encoding:
- a CDS encoding sensor histidine kinase, which gives rise to MQRLYDFLRRHPTWVDSFWAVVLLGISGVSLTNVNGAADQRGSLAAALPIAVVLSAVVALRRLMPEKMLVLAAVTGVAQVVLDVPPAPADFAMLVIIYTVAADGARWASRLGLIGGLCAATVGQLRWPLRDEGPLGAVLIVIFQTVPFALAWVLGDSIRTRRAYLAQLEERAARLEKEREAQAKVAVAAERARIARELHDVVAHNVSVMVVQADGAAYVMDAAPEQARKALETISGTGRQALAEMRRLLGVLRTGEHQESGEYVPQPDVEQLDDLIEQCRTSGLPVDFKVEGTPRPLPSGVELTAYRIVQEALTNTRKHGGPNAGASVRLVYFDDGLGLLVEDDGKGAPHELYEEGGADGQGHGLIGMRERVGMVGGTLDAGPRPGGGFRISVLLPLKSAH
- a CDS encoding SAM-dependent methyltransferase, encoding MSRVGTGAWRGWREATEEALYGPSGFYRGPEGPAGHFRTSVHASSLFAAAVARLLCRVDEALGRPAELAFVDMAAGRGELVTGVLAALPAEVASRARGYAVERADRPAVLDHRIEWLSRPPKGITGLLFANEWLDNVPVEVAEVDATGVPRVVLVRDDDGAERLGEPVGGAEAEWLRRWWPLASEEMPFPGAPSEEMPSDDVPSHGMPFEGARAEIGLPRDTAWAGAVASLDRGLAVAVDYAHFAAARPPFGTLTGFREGRETAPVPDGSCDITAHVALDACALPGGRVVTQRAALRALGVSGARPALSLAATDPTAYVRALAGAGEAAELTAAGGLGDFGWLLQPVGIPNPTIDGLLADDPPADDPPADGLLVDVPDHEEQ